A portion of the Oncorhynchus nerka isolate Pitt River linkage group LG27, Oner_Uvic_2.0, whole genome shotgun sequence genome contains these proteins:
- the LOC115111059 gene encoding LOW QUALITY PROTEIN: bone morphogenetic protein 10-like (The sequence of the model RefSeq protein was modified relative to this genomic sequence to represent the inferred CDS: deleted 2 bases in 1 codon) codes for MADNGLSRLEATSITRTPFPLLPLLLLMWPLSGQGSPISLAPERHRPAPGLGDGHGGVIDPSLLEQDRDLDMQSLLESLRTFNLSGLGPPAQAPGSVRVEPPEYMMELYNRFANDHTAMPTANIIRSFKNEDSSSCSLGSRGVRQHPLLFNVSIPHNERITAAELRLYTLVQTDRNLYAGVDRKVTIYELEQQDGTGEDNRTAKDTERGGAGGRGGGREELVELASRQVYGTDNGWEAFDLTAAVQHWRKSEYSTTHRLEVHIASLTSEGERGPTLADGDGEGEGRRIFRGVMEIDTRPDDKHKPLMIIFSDDQSGDHRDDKRELNEMIGHETSEAVLQGDLELNAVGGAGPGGGEEGEEEEKEQDEEALLQMRSNLIYDTASRIRRNAKVNQCKKQSLYVEFKDIGWDSWILAPAGYEAFECSGICTYPLTKHVTPTKHAIVQTLVSMKSPQKVTRACCVPTKLDPISLLYMDDTGVVTYKYKFEGMVVAECGCR; via the exons ATGGCGGACAATGGGCTCTCCAGGTTAGAGGCTACCTCTATCACCAGGACCCCCTTCCCCCTGCTCCCCTTGCTGCTCCTGATGTGGCCCCTGTCTGGGCAGGGCAGCCCCATCTCCCTGGCCCCAGAGAGACATCGCCCTGCTCCAGGTCTGGGAGACGGCCACGGGGGCGTCATAGACCCATCTCTATTGGAGCAGGACAGGGACTTGGACATGCAGAGCCTGCTGGAGAGCCTCCGGACCTTCAATTTGTCTGGCCTGGGCCCTCCTGCCCAGGCACCTGGCAGTGTCCGTGTGGAGCCGCCCGAGTACATGATGGAGCTGTACAACCGCTTCGCCAACGACCACACCGCCATGCCCACCGCCAACATCATCCGCAGCTTCAAGAACGAAG ACTCGTCTTCCTGCAGTTTGGGTAGTAGAGGGGTGAGACAACACCCTCTGCTCTTCAACGTATCCATACCCCACAATGAGCGTATCACCGCCGCAGAGCTGCGTCTCTATACTTTGGTCCAGACCGATCGCAACCTCTACGCTGGGGTCGACCGCAAGGTGACCATCTACGAGCTGGAGCAGCAGGACGGAACTGGAGAGGACAACAGAACAGCGAAGGACAccgagagaggaggagcaggaggaagaggtggaggacgGGAGGAGTTAGTAGAGCTGGCATCGCGGCAGGTCTATGGTACTGATAACGGCTGGGAGGCCTTTGACCTAACTGCTGCCGTGCAACACTGGCGCAAGTCAGAGTACAGCACCACCCACAGGCTGGAGGTCCACATAGCAAGCCTGACTTCCGAGGGGGAAAGAGGGCCGACACTAGCAGACggtgatggagaaggagaggggaggaggatatTCAGGGGAGTCATGGAGATAGACACCAGGCCAGATGACAAACACAAACCCCTGATGATTATCTTCTCTGACGACCAGAGCGGTGATCACCGCGATGACAAGCGGGAGCTGAACGAGATGATTGGACACGAGACCTCGGAAGCGGTGCTTCAGGGTGACCTGGAGCTGAAT GCTGTGGGGGGAGCTGGGCCGGGCGGGGGCGAGgaaggtgaggaagaggagaaggagcagGACGAAGAGGCCCTGCTCCAGATGCGCTCCAATCTGATCTATGACACGGCCTCCAGAATCCGCCGCAACGCCAAGGTCAACCAGTGTAAGAAGCAGTCGCTGTACGTGGAGTTTAAAGACATCGGCTGGGACAGCTGGATCCTAGCACCTGCCGGGTACGAGGCCTTTGAGTGCAGTGGCATCTGCACATACCCGCTGACCAAACACGTGACGCCCACCAAGCACGCCATCGTCCAGACACTGGTGAGCATGAAGAGCCCACAGAAGGTGACACGGGCCTGCTGCGTGCCCACCAAGCTGGATCCCATCTCCCTGCTTTACATGGATGACACCGGAGTAGTCACGTACAAGTATAAGTTTGagggcatggtggtggcagagtGTGGCTGCAGATAG